The following coding sequences are from one Humulus lupulus chromosome X, drHumLupu1.1, whole genome shotgun sequence window:
- the LOC133803543 gene encoding protein WHAT'S THIS FACTOR 1 homolog, chloroplastic — protein sequence MRMRNLNYLIHKPSIKYFCRSFSLWSMKKDPDLESALSRNRRWIVNNQIKNIVLRYPNQILPLRFLQKKFKTLDLQGSALNWVKKYPCCFEVFLQHDEYYCRLTKRMMALVEEEEAVKDMQEQVLVQRLAKLLMISANHRLNVVKLNELKRIFGFSDDYLIRIVPKYSDLFRIVNYGGRRSSMDIELVSWNSDLAVSAIETSAQEQGAEPCFSCSLPSTWVKSWERFHEFNLTPYISPYLDPGQLVEGTKEMEKRTVGLVHELLSLTLWKKVSILKLGHFKREFRLPEKLNVLLLKHLGLFYVSNKYQIYTVLLREAYKGSELIDKDPLVVVKEKFGELMREGLHEYNRRHCLQNLEKKRKKGMVLGRSHEIEDKTSDLSDPEDQGQGDKLGGLFDPEERKRFYKVLFDDDAP from the coding sequence ATGCGTATGAGAAACCTAAACTATTTGATTCATAAACCATCAATTAAGTATTTTTGTCGAAGTTTTTCTCTATGGTCAATGAAGAAGGACCCTGATCTTGAATCGGCTCTCTCTAGAAACCGTAGATGGATAGTCAATAATCAGATTAAGAACATAGTCCTTCGCTACCCGAATCAGATACTACCACTGAGATTCCTCCAGAAAAAGTTCAAGACCCTTGATCTCCAAGGAAGTGCTCTCAATTGGGTCAAAAAATACCCTTGTTGCTTTGAGGTCTTTCTCCAACATGATGAGTATTACTGTCGGTTAACCAAAAGGATGATGGCTTTGGTGGAGGAGGAAGAAGCTGTCAAGGATATGCAGGAACAGGTGCTAGTGCAGCGTTTGGCAAAGTTGCTGATGATAAGCGCGAATCACAGACTCAATGTTGTGAAACTTAATGAATTGAAAAGGATTTTTGGGTTTTCTGATGATTACTTGATTAGGATTGTGCCCAAGTACTCGGATTTGTTTCGCATTGTCAATTATGGTGGGAGGCGGAGTTCAATGGATATTGAGCTTGTCTCTTGGAACTCTGATTTGGCAGTTTCAGCTATTGAGACCTCAGCTCAAGAGCAGGGTGCTGAGCCTTGTTTCTCTTGTTCATTGCCTTCCACTTGGGTGAAGTCTTGGGAAAGATTTCATGAATTCAATTTGACTCCTTATATATCACCGTACCTGGACCCTGGCCAACTTGTGGAGGGAACAAAGGAAATGGAGAAGAGGACAGTGGGGTTGGTGCATGAGCTGTTGTCATTGACTTTGTGGAAGAAAGTGTCAATATTAAAGCTTGGACATTTTAAGAGAGAGTTTCGATTGCCAGAGAAATTGAATGTTTTGTTGCTCAAGCACCTCGGTTTATTCTATGTTTCAAATAAGTATCAGATCTATACAGTACTTCTTAGAGAAGCTTATAAGGGATCAGAATTGATTGATAAGGATCCCCTCGTTGTGGTGAAGGAGAAGTTCGGTGAACTGATGCGGGAGGGGCTTCATGAATATAATCGAAGGCATTGTCTGCAAaatttagaaaagaagagaaagaaaggcATGGTTTTGGGTAGATCGCACGAAATTGAAGATAAAACCTCAGATCTTTCTGATCCTGAGGATCAGGGACAGGGAGACAAGCTAGGTGGTTTATTTGATCCCGAAGAAAGAAAGCGGTTTTATAAAGTTCTCTTTGATGATGATGCTCCATGA